Proteins from a single region of Lepus europaeus isolate LE1 chromosome 4, mLepTim1.pri, whole genome shotgun sequence:
- the SNAP47 gene encoding synaptosomal-associated protein 47 isoform X3, whose product MATPLSGLGFLLLLLLLLTRTPAPAETWVRGPPKSPRNSSRGDPACGRRAVPGKVLGGAPATETRWPWQVSVHYAGFHICGGSIVDEYWVLSAAHCFHRDKSLETFDLYVGLTNLKAARNHTQWFEVNQVILHPSYQMHHPIGGDVALVQLKSRITFSDAVLPVCVAPADLNLTGLACWATGWGLISQQGHSSEELQEAQLPLIPMAVCRLLYGHRSYIMQDMLCAGDIWNWKTVCEGDSGGPLVCEINETWLQIGIVSWGRGCAQPMYPGVYARVSHFSRWIRYHIQVVPTPPQPTPALSPALPSTLSVLVAMLVSLSAL is encoded by the exons ATGGCTACACCCCTCTCAGGCctgggcttcctgctgctgttgctgctgctgctgacaaGGACCCCTGCCCCGGCTGAGACATGGGTCCGGGGACCTCCCAAGAGCCCAAGGAACTCCTCGCGCGGTGACCCCG CCTGCGGTCGGCGAGCGGTGCCAGGCAAGGTGCTGGGCGGCGCGCCAGCCACCGAGACCAGGTGGCCATGGCAAGTGAGCGTGCACTACGCCGGCTTCCACATATGCGGCGGCTCCATCGTCGACGAGTACTGGGTGCTGTCGGCGGCACACTGCTTCCACCG GGACAAGAGCTTGGAGACCTTTGACTTGTACGTGGGCCTCACCAACCTCAAGGCAGCCCGCAACCACACCCAGTGGTTCGAAGTGAACCAGGTGATTCTGCACCCCAGCTATCAGATGCACCACCCCATTGGCGGGGACGTGGCGCTGGTGCAGCTCAAGTCCCGCATCACATTCTCCGACGCTGTGCTCCCTGTCTGCGTGGCGCCTGCCGATCTAAACCTCACAGGCCTGGCGTGCTGGGCTACTGGATGGGGCCTGATCTCACAGCAAG GTCACTCCTCAGAGGAACTGCAGGAGGCCCAGCTGCCTCTGATCCCGATGGCCGTGTGCCGGCTGCTCTACGGGCACCGGTCCTACATTATGCAGGACATGCTGTGTGCTGGAGACATCTGGAACTGGAAGACTGTATGTGAG GGAGACTCTGGGGGCCCACTGGTCTGTGAAATCAACGAGACCTGGTTGCAGATTGGAATTGTGAGCTGGGGTCGTGGTTGTGCCCAGCCCATGTACCCTGGAGTATATGCTCGCGTCTCCCATTTCTCACGTTGGATTCGCTATCACATACAGGTCGTACCCACCCCTCCTCAGCCgacccctgccctctcccctgcaCTCCCCTCCACTCTCAGTGTCCTCGTGGCCATGCTGGTCAGCCTCTCAGCTTTGTGA